A region of bacterium DNA encodes the following proteins:
- a CDS encoding tetratricopeptide repeat protein — protein MLTAEAAQNLGAVLTALGRPEEAVLAFGEALAVYERLYPTGHPEFAVTMSNLADAESAAGRHDRALGNYERARGVIEGSLGRDHVNWGLTTNGMAYCRWRLGEREAAVPLYHEAIRVMAAGLGDSHPWTAVTRNTWRGCAWNWAT, from the coding sequence GTGTTGACCGCCGAGGCCGCGCAGAACCTGGGCGCGGTCCTCACGGCGCTGGGCCGGCCCGAGGAAGCGGTCCTCGCCTTCGGCGAGGCGTTGGCGGTCTACGAGCGCCTGTACCCGACCGGGCATCCCGAGTTCGCCGTCACCATGAGCAACCTGGCCGACGCCGAAAGTGCGGCGGGCCGGCACGACCGGGCCCTGGGCAACTACGAACGCGCGCGCGGCGTGATCGAGGGCAGCCTGGGACGCGACCACGTGAACTGGGGCCTGACGACCAACGGAATGGCGTATTGCCGCTGGCGACTGGGCGAGCGCGAGGCGGCCGTACCGCTCTACCACGAGGCCATCAGGGTGATGGCCGCCGGACTGGGCGACAGCCATCCCTGGACAGCTGTGACGAGGAACACCTGGCGCGGGTGCGCCTGGAACTGGGCCACGTGA
- a CDS encoding DUF1211 domain-containing protein encodes MNEWTDEKLAELPVRDHVRQRGLAATRLEAFCDAAFAFSVTILVISTGGVPGSYAELLAALRDVPAFAASFAAIAGFWAAHRMWSQRYGLEDRTSTFLSLAMVFVMLIYVYPLKMVFGALASWMSGGALPAKFSIASREELVGLFVIYGLGFAAQSAMLGLLYAHALRVPELRLSALERLRTRHKIESYVVMGATGLVSALYAAVMPGWMGVWAGFIYATLPITMPIQASRQLRQVERSVAAGGSGS; translated from the coding sequence GTGAACGAGTGGACTGACGAAAAACTGGCCGAACTGCCCGTCCGCGACCACGTGCGCCAGCGCGGCCTGGCGGCCACCCGCCTGGAGGCGTTCTGCGACGCGGCCTTCGCGTTCTCGGTGACCATCCTGGTGATCAGCACCGGCGGGGTGCCGGGCAGCTACGCCGAACTGCTGGCCGCCCTGCGCGACGTGCCCGCTTTCGCGGCCAGCTTCGCCGCCATCGCCGGGTTCTGGGCTGCCCACCGCATGTGGAGCCAGCGCTACGGGCTGGAGGACCGCACCTCCACGTTCCTCAGCCTGGCGATGGTCTTCGTGATGCTGATCTACGTGTACCCGCTGAAGATGGTCTTCGGGGCGCTGGCCTCGTGGATGAGCGGGGGCGCGCTGCCGGCGAAATTCTCCATCGCCTCGCGAGAGGAGCTGGTGGGCCTGTTCGTCATCTACGGCCTGGGCTTTGCGGCACAGTCGGCCATGCTGGGCCTGCTTTACGCGCACGCGCTGCGGGTGCCCGAACTGCGCCTGAGCGCGCTGGAGCGGCTGCGGACGCGGCACAAGATCGAGTCGTACGTGGTGATGGGCGCCACCGGGCTGGTCTCGGCGCTGTATGCGGCCGTGATGCCCGGGTGGATGGGTGTCTGGGCCGGGTTCATCTACGCGACGCTGCCGATCACCATGCCGATCCAGGCCAGCCGGCAGCTGCGGCAGGTCGAGCGATCGGTGGCGGCGGGCGGTTCCGGCAGCTGA
- a CDS encoding DUF3857 domain-containing transglutaminase family protein, whose translation MRTINRRLLPAIALLAIAATAFAATPVTPPGEPPTPTPFTRLADAGTAKDFEDAGLVVVYEHAVNRVKTSGVTYVDGYRLTKLLTPEGCRDNSVLYWHYDPQSQALEIREVNVLRDGAKLPVDVAGVHDLPAPQSAIYWRDRIKTLQLPRLRVGDGIEVVTFSKGFTYALLAEGGAASGGAALADAPGDEKYIPPMPGEYFDIVLFAGDQPIKEKRYELVLPKDKRLHAENYNGAVYSSVTYDAETTTHAWWCKDMPARAHEPSQPDASDFAPKVVMATAESWEAKSRWFFDVNRNQFEVTPEIQAKVDEVLAAARATNADDARKAEVLVHWVAQNIRYSGQTMGQGEGFTLHPGNMIFEQRSGVCKDIAGMLITMMRAAGLDSYAAMTMAGSRIDQVPADQFNHCVTALRLDDGAFRMYDPTWVPYNNDIWSKSETEQHYLVGSPEGQTLSRIPYSPPEESALMARHNAVLADDGALSGTIDVSGGGASDARLRRFVSGSRRQELAMAVAGLLAAVNPRVEGVTVTHLAPDDFSGDMWLKIAYRIPRFATTTGGTLDFTSPLLQLMHGNATFYRAGSQDWPKERETSLMLMFTQLLDAQETVRLPQGWKLADAPEADPVDETYAMFAGSAAQDGRVFTVTAKSAVKRRQIPPDGYAGFHKAVAASRDWSKQSFHFTKGGK comes from the coding sequence GTGCGCACCATCAACCGCCGGCTGCTGCCGGCCATTGCCCTGCTGGCGATCGCCGCCACCGCCTTCGCCGCCACGCCCGTCACCCCCCCGGGCGAACCCCCGACTCCCACGCCCTTCACGCGCCTGGCCGACGCCGGCACGGCGAAGGACTTCGAGGATGCCGGGCTGGTCGTCGTCTACGAGCACGCCGTCAACCGGGTCAAGACAAGCGGCGTCACCTATGTAGACGGCTACCGGTTGACCAAGCTGCTCACACCCGAGGGCTGCCGCGACAATTCGGTGCTCTACTGGCACTACGACCCGCAGAGCCAGGCGCTGGAGATCCGCGAGGTCAACGTGCTGCGCGACGGCGCGAAACTGCCGGTCGACGTGGCCGGGGTGCACGACCTGCCGGCGCCGCAGTCGGCCATCTACTGGCGCGACCGCATCAAGACGCTGCAGTTGCCGCGCCTGCGCGTGGGCGACGGCATCGAGGTGGTCACCTTCAGCAAGGGCTTCACATACGCGCTGCTGGCCGAGGGTGGCGCGGCCAGTGGTGGCGCGGCCCTGGCCGACGCCCCCGGCGACGAGAAGTACATTCCGCCCATGCCTGGCGAGTACTTCGACATCGTCCTGTTCGCGGGCGACCAGCCCATCAAGGAGAAGCGCTACGAACTGGTGCTGCCGAAGGACAAGCGCCTGCACGCGGAGAACTACAACGGCGCTGTCTACTCCTCGGTGACCTACGACGCCGAGACCACCACGCACGCCTGGTGGTGCAAGGACATGCCGGCGCGGGCCCACGAGCCCTCGCAGCCCGACGCCAGCGACTTCGCGCCGAAGGTCGTCATGGCCACCGCCGAGAGTTGGGAAGCCAAGAGCCGCTGGTTCTTCGACGTGAACCGGAACCAGTTCGAGGTGACGCCGGAGATCCAGGCCAAGGTCGACGAGGTGCTCGCCGCCGCCCGCGCCACGAACGCCGACGACGCACGCAAGGCCGAGGTGCTGGTGCACTGGGTGGCGCAGAACATCCGTTACAGCGGCCAGACCATGGGCCAGGGCGAGGGCTTCACGCTGCACCCCGGCAACATGATCTTCGAGCAGCGCTCGGGCGTGTGCAAGGACATCGCCGGCATGCTCATCACGATGATGCGCGCGGCCGGCCTCGACAGCTACGCGGCCATGACCATGGCCGGCAGCCGCATCGACCAGGTGCCGGCCGACCAGTTCAACCACTGCGTCACCGCCCTGCGCCTGGATGACGGCGCCTTCCGCATGTACGACCCCACCTGGGTGCCGTACAACAACGACATCTGGTCGAAGTCCGAGACCGAGCAGCACTACCTGGTCGGCTCGCCCGAGGGCCAGACGCTCAGCCGCATCCCCTACTCGCCGCCGGAAGAGTCGGCGCTGATGGCGCGGCACAACGCCGTGCTGGCCGACGACGGCGCGCTGAGCGGCACCATCGACGTGTCGGGCGGCGGCGCCTCCGACGCCCGGCTGCGGCGCTTCGTCTCCGGCTCGCGGCGCCAGGAACTGGCGATGGCCGTGGCCGGCCTGCTGGCTGCCGTCAACCCGCGCGTGGAAGGCGTGACGGTCACGCACCTGGCGCCCGACGACTTCAGCGGCGACATGTGGCTGAAGATCGCCTACCGCATCCCCCGCTTCGCCACGACCACCGGCGGCACGCTGGACTTCACCAGCCCGCTGCTGCAGCTGATGCACGGCAACGCCACGTTCTACCGCGCCGGCAGCCAGGACTGGCCGAAGGAACGCGAAACCTCGCTGATGCTAATGTTCACGCAGCTGCTCGACGCGCAGGAAACCGTGCGCCTGCCCCAGGGTTGGAAGCTGGCCGACGCCCCCGAGGCCGACCCCGTCGACGAGACCTACGCCATGTTCGCCGGCAGCGCCGCGCAGGACGGGCGCGTGTTCACGGTCACGGCGAAATCGGCCGTCAAGCGCCGCCAGATACCACCTGACGGCTACGCAGGGTTCCACAAGGCTGTCGCCGCCTCGCGCGACTGGTCGAAGCAGTCGTTCCACTTCACGAAGGGGGGCAAGTGA
- a CDS encoding DUF3857 domain-containing protein: MMKTPMTIMAVILALMVGAGAATAAPGLGTSAGHDLDALWAAAQQSPGFRLQDAVLLLESRDVAINDAGQVTTTVHRVVWIGTAAGLRAHADLRVPWNSATCTFEVTKLRTWREGRWWPDANRISETAVVHTLPYAVDHADDYTAMRETMLLHDGVELPCIMETLYTITERNLPAVDDVFVLAQRDPAMLVQLSVSAPSSRKLHHFELNGAPAPVAGERDGIQVLTWSLRPAPALRLPLTGKPAAFEPTVAWSTFGDERKLGDAWNSAFWEAAVAPKAVVDSLRATGREAAGDRARVEAGGRWLAATVRLIHTDERWWAFAPRPATRTWETGYGHVLDRAVLWASLLKADGWQVLPVLADAVGATAAPGLPHLAGRGRLLLHIQGGADAPSRRPILVCDPEDFTVSGESVLDGRPLLWLYGEVKPQPPRGEGGEFTAELSLAAGDSAWTGSGWISGRGLLAFTDRVGGAPGDLAKHAKAVTAGVLAGATTPTAGLTMLVRSGSDLRCDVSLPPAKADDQGNHKLVVGRPVGGLLDRLPRDCRLGEESRATPVLLGGPLRQSLVLRLRLPADAVVTKPADRALANAAGRFSLVVTEADGWLDYRRELQLEASAGAATLWPALRALLLEEADAANGTLTWRPAAKK, from the coding sequence GTGATGAAGACGCCAATGACGATCATGGCCGTCATCCTCGCCCTCATGGTGGGCGCCGGCGCCGCGACAGCGGCACCCGGCCTGGGCACTTCGGCCGGCCACGACCTCGACGCCCTGTGGGCGGCCGCGCAGCAATCGCCCGGCTTCAGGCTGCAGGACGCGGTGCTGCTGCTGGAGAGTCGCGACGTCGCGATCAATGACGCCGGCCAGGTGACCACCACCGTGCACCGCGTCGTCTGGATCGGCACGGCGGCCGGCCTGCGCGCGCACGCCGACCTGCGCGTGCCCTGGAACTCGGCCACCTGCACGTTCGAGGTCACGAAGCTCCGCACCTGGCGCGAAGGCCGCTGGTGGCCCGACGCCAACCGCATCAGCGAGACCGCCGTCGTGCACACGCTGCCCTACGCCGTCGACCATGCCGACGACTACACCGCCATGCGCGAGACGATGCTGCTTCACGATGGCGTGGAGCTGCCCTGCATCATGGAGACGCTCTACACCATCACCGAGCGCAACCTGCCGGCCGTCGACGATGTCTTCGTGCTGGCGCAGCGCGACCCGGCCATGCTGGTGCAGCTGAGCGTGAGCGCACCCTCTTCGCGCAAGCTGCACCACTTCGAGCTGAACGGCGCCCCGGCCCCGGTTGCCGGCGAGCGCGACGGAATCCAGGTGCTGACCTGGTCGCTGCGCCCGGCGCCGGCCCTGCGCCTGCCGCTGACCGGCAAGCCGGCGGCGTTCGAGCCCACGGTTGCCTGGTCGACCTTCGGCGACGAGCGCAAGCTCGGCGACGCCTGGAACAGCGCCTTCTGGGAAGCCGCCGTGGCACCGAAGGCCGTGGTCGACTCGCTGCGCGCCACCGGCCGCGAGGCTGCCGGCGACCGCGCCCGTGTCGAAGCCGGCGGCCGCTGGCTGGCCGCCACGGTGCGCCTCATCCACACCGACGAACGCTGGTGGGCCTTTGCGCCGCGCCCGGCCACCCGCACGTGGGAAACGGGCTACGGCCACGTGCTGGACCGGGCCGTACTGTGGGCTTCGCTGCTGAAGGCCGACGGCTGGCAGGTGCTGCCCGTGCTGGCCGACGCGGTGGGCGCCACCGCCGCGCCCGGCCTGCCGCACCTGGCCGGACGCGGTCGCCTGCTGCTGCACATCCAGGGCGGAGCCGACGCGCCTTCGCGCCGGCCCATCCTCGTCTGCGATCCCGAGGACTTCACCGTCAGCGGCGAGAGCGTGCTCGACGGGCGCCCGCTGCTGTGGCTCTACGGCGAGGTCAAGCCGCAGCCGCCGCGCGGCGAAGGCGGCGAGTTCACCGCCGAACTGAGCCTGGCCGCCGGCGACAGCGCCTGGACCGGCTCCGGCTGGATCTCGGGACGCGGCCTGCTGGCGTTCACCGACCGCGTGGGCGGCGCCCCGGGCGATCTCGCGAAGCACGCGAAGGCGGTTACCGCCGGTGTGCTGGCGGGCGCCACGACGCCCACGGCCGGCCTGACGATGCTGGTCCGCAGCGGTTCGGACCTCCGCTGCGACGTGAGCCTGCCGCCGGCCAAAGCTGACGACCAGGGCAACCACAAGCTCGTCGTCGGCCGCCCTGTCGGCGGCCTGCTCGACCGGCTGCCCCGCGACTGCCGGCTGGGCGAGGAATCGCGCGCCACGCCGGTGCTGCTCGGGGGCCCGCTGCGCCAGTCGCTGGTGCTGCGGCTGCGCCTTCCGGCCGACGCCGTGGTGACGAAGCCGGCCGATCGCGCCCTGGCCAACGCCGCGGGCCGGTTCAGCCTGGTCGTGACCGAGGCGGACGGCTGGCTGGACTACCGGCGGGAGCTCCAGCTGGAGGCGAGCGCCGGTGCCGCCACGCTCTGGCCGGCCCTGCGCGCCCTGTTGCTGGAAGAGGCGGATGCCGCGAACGGGACCCTTACCTGGCGTCCGGCGGCGAAGAAGTAG
- a CDS encoding DUF2721 domain-containing protein: MTNLVPVLQTAVGPAILVSGTGLLLLTMTNRLGRAIDRARVMGPLLAEASPAKRAVMEAQIAIIWRRAGQIRTAIAFATGSALLAAVLVVALFVTAIVGVEATAVIATLFIGCMVSLVISLSIFLYDVNRSLTALRLELTSHGMDRSHFATGPDAAATSSPPDAR; this comes from the coding sequence ATGACCAACCTGGTGCCCGTGCTGCAGACCGCGGTGGGGCCGGCGATCCTGGTTTCGGGAACCGGCCTGTTGCTGCTGACCATGACCAACCGGCTGGGCCGGGCCATCGACCGCGCGCGGGTGATGGGGCCGTTGCTGGCCGAGGCGTCGCCGGCCAAGCGGGCGGTCATGGAGGCGCAGATCGCCATCATCTGGCGGCGCGCCGGGCAGATCCGCACGGCCATCGCGTTCGCCACCGGCAGCGCCCTGCTGGCCGCCGTGCTGGTGGTGGCGCTGTTCGTGACCGCCATCGTGGGCGTGGAGGCGACGGCCGTCATCGCCACGCTGTTCATCGGCTGCATGGTCTCGCTGGTGATATCGCTGTCGATCTTCCTCTACGACGTGAACCGCTCGCTGACGGCCCTGCGGCTCGAGCTCACCTCGCACGGCATGGACCGGTCGCATTTCGCGACCGGTCCCGACGCTGCCGCTACTTCTTCGCCGCCGGACGCCAGGTAA
- a CDS encoding efflux RND transporter periplasmic adaptor subunit, with amino-acid sequence MRRIIVVVLVLAVAAVGFWKFRDSRAAEPTSYRLVEITKGDLASVVAATGNLQPVTTVQVGTQVSGIVDEVLVDFNSHVTAGQVIARIDKTLLISAVSSSRAQLERIEAEQRHAEAEYQRLSELHDQKMISDSEFNTAQYNRDAARASAKSAKVDLERAERNLGYATITSPIDGIVVQRSIDPGQTVQASFSAPQLFQIAGDLAAMQILVSVDESDIGQIKVGLPVKFTVQAYPDDSFSGTVRQVRLQSVTQENVVTYIAVVDVPNADQRLLPGMTASVEFIVDQVQDVLQVANAALRYRPDQETMTAIIERKRAAMQAQGGPGGAPGDTSRTRGAAGGSSGGQAAGGMTGMPGGGAHGAPGGMPANRGTLWFTDENGKLDVMFVRTGITDGTNTEIRGREAAEGQKVIAGVTTAAAAATAATSSPFQQQRQSGPPRPGGF; translated from the coding sequence ATGCGTAGAATCATCGTGGTCGTGCTGGTGCTGGCCGTTGCGGCCGTGGGCTTCTGGAAGTTCAGGGACAGCCGCGCCGCCGAACCGACCAGCTATCGCCTGGTCGAGATCACCAAGGGCGACCTGGCCTCGGTCGTCGCCGCCACGGGCAACCTGCAGCCGGTGACCACGGTGCAGGTCGGCACGCAGGTCAGCGGCATCGTCGACGAAGTGCTGGTCGACTTCAACTCCCATGTCACGGCCGGCCAGGTCATCGCCCGCATCGACAAGACGCTGCTGATCTCGGCCGTTTCGTCATCGCGCGCCCAGCTCGAGCGCATCGAGGCCGAACAGCGTCACGCCGAGGCCGAGTACCAGCGCCTGAGCGAGCTGCACGACCAGAAGATGATCTCCGACAGCGAGTTCAACACCGCCCAGTACAACCGCGATGCGGCCCGCGCCAGCGCCAAGTCGGCCAAGGTCGACCTCGAGCGCGCCGAGCGGAACCTCGGCTACGCCACCATCACCTCGCCCATCGACGGCATCGTCGTGCAGCGCAGCATCGACCCCGGGCAGACGGTGCAGGCCTCGTTCTCGGCGCCGCAGCTGTTCCAGATCGCCGGCGACCTGGCGGCCATGCAGATCCTGGTCTCGGTCGACGAGAGCGACATCGGCCAGATCAAGGTCGGGCTGCCCGTCAAGTTCACCGTGCAGGCCTACCCCGACGACTCGTTCTCCGGCACTGTGCGCCAGGTGCGCCTGCAGTCGGTCACGCAGGAGAACGTGGTCACCTACATCGCCGTGGTCGACGTGCCGAACGCCGACCAGCGCCTGCTGCCGGGCATGACCGCCTCGGTCGAGTTCATCGTCGACCAGGTGCAGGACGTGCTGCAGGTGGCCAATGCGGCACTGCGTTACCGCCCCGACCAGGAAACCATGACCGCGATCATCGAGCGCAAGCGCGCCGCCATGCAGGCCCAGGGCGGCCCCGGCGGGGCGCCGGGCGATACGTCGCGTACGCGGGGTGCGGCCGGCGGGTCTTCAGGCGGCCAGGCGGCGGGCGGCATGACCGGCATGCCCGGCGGCGGCGCCCACGGCGCTCCCGGCGGCATGCCCGCCAACCGCGGCACGCTCTGGTTCACCGACGAGAACGGCAAGCTCGACGTGATGTTCGTCCGCACCGGCATCACCGACGGCACCAACACCGAGATCCGCGGACGCGAGGCTGCCGAGGGCCAAAAGGTCATCGCCGGCGTCACCACCGCAGCCGCCGCGGCAACTGCCGCGACGAGCTCGCCCTTCCAGCAGCAACGCCAGTCCGGCCCCCCGCGGCCGGGCGGCTTCTAG
- a CDS encoding ABC transporter ATP-binding protein, translating to MGSTEVQALAGIDLTVTKGEMVAVMGASGSGKSTMMNMLGCLDKPTAGSYELDGERVEIMDRNQLADLRNRRIGFVFQGFNLLARTSALENVELPMMYDRRARKQSVREAAEKALARVGLADRASHLPNELSGGQQQRVAIARALVTEPALLLADEPTGNLDSRTSVEVLALFQELNDQGLTVVMVTHEDNIAHYAKRIVELRDGLIVRDEPVSPRGNAAADLAAIDARRKVNA from the coding sequence ATGGGTTCCACCGAGGTCCAGGCTCTCGCAGGCATCGACCTGACCGTGACCAAGGGCGAGATGGTCGCCGTGATGGGCGCCTCGGGCTCGGGCAAGTCGACGATGATGAACATGCTCGGCTGCCTCGACAAGCCCACCGCAGGCTCTTACGAACTGGATGGCGAGCGCGTCGAGATCATGGACCGCAACCAGCTGGCCGACCTGCGCAACCGGCGCATCGGGTTCGTCTTCCAGGGCTTCAACCTGCTGGCGCGCACCAGCGCGCTGGAAAACGTCGAACTGCCGATGATGTACGACCGCCGCGCCCGCAAGCAGAGCGTGCGCGAGGCCGCCGAGAAGGCCCTTGCGCGCGTCGGCCTGGCCGACCGTGCCTCGCACCTGCCGAACGAACTCTCGGGCGGGCAGCAGCAGCGCGTGGCGATCGCCCGGGCATTGGTGACCGAACCGGCGCTGCTCCTGGCCGACGAGCCCACGGGCAATCTCGACTCCCGCACCAGCGTCGAGGTGCTGGCGCTGTTCCAGGAACTGAACGACCAGGGCCTGACCGTAGTCATGGTCACCCACGAGGACAACATCGCCCACTACGCCAAGCGCATCGTCGAGCTGCGCGACGGCCTCATCGTGCGCGACGAACCGGTCAGTCCGCGCGGCAACGCCGCCGCCGACCTCGCCGCCATCGACGCCCGCCGGAAGGTGAACGCATGA
- a CDS encoding ABC transporter permease — protein MKPQMLIRIALRSIRRTKMRSTLTALGIIIGVGAVIVMVAIGHGAKSRIEASIKNLGTNMVVITPGAANTGNVRGGAGSFNRLKTEDADKLKREAVHLADVSPVIMAFGRIRGGNGMNWRCPVYGVDTSYQVIRDWQMTDGQFFDVRDVRSRRKVCVLGATVAKNIFGEDGGSPIGQEVILRDVPFTVIGVLAPKGQTASGSDQDDVIIAPYTTVEERLAGHQFIAQILGSAVSGGEVEAAMVEAKSIMRESHGLGEWEEDDFQVKNQAELADAATGATEVMTILLAAIAGISLLVGGIGIMNIMLVSVTERTREIGIRMAIGARPADVLLQFLVEAIVLSMLGGLLGVALGYGGSWLVGRITGWPTVIDGGTVGVALGFSAAVGVFFGFWPARKAAALNPIDALRYE, from the coding sequence ATGAAGCCCCAGATGCTGATCCGCATCGCCCTGCGCAGCATCCGCCGCACGAAGATGCGCAGCACGCTGACCGCGCTGGGCATCATCATCGGCGTCGGCGCCGTGATCGTCATGGTGGCCATCGGGCACGGCGCCAAGTCGCGCATCGAGGCGAGCATCAAGAACCTCGGCACCAACATGGTCGTCATCACGCCGGGTGCCGCCAACACCGGCAACGTGCGCGGCGGCGCCGGCAGCTTCAACCGCCTGAAGACCGAGGATGCCGACAAGCTGAAGCGCGAAGCCGTTCACCTGGCCGACGTCTCGCCTGTCATCATGGCTTTCGGCCGCATTCGCGGCGGCAACGGCATGAACTGGCGTTGCCCCGTCTATGGCGTGGACACCTCCTACCAGGTGATCCGCGACTGGCAGATGACCGACGGCCAGTTCTTCGATGTGCGCGACGTGCGCTCGCGGCGCAAGGTCTGCGTGCTGGGCGCCACCGTTGCCAAGAACATCTTCGGCGAGGACGGCGGCTCGCCGATCGGCCAGGAAGTCATCCTGCGCGACGTGCCGTTCACCGTCATCGGCGTGCTGGCGCCCAAGGGCCAGACCGCCAGCGGCAGCGACCAGGACGACGTCATCATCGCCCCCTACACGACGGTCGAGGAACGGCTCGCCGGCCACCAGTTCATTGCGCAGATCCTCGGTTCTGCCGTGAGCGGCGGCGAGGTCGAGGCCGCCATGGTCGAGGCGAAGTCGATCATGCGCGAGAGCCACGGCCTGGGCGAATGGGAAGAAGACGACTTCCAGGTGAAGAACCAGGCCGAACTGGCCGACGCCGCCACCGGCGCTACCGAAGTCATGACGATCCTGCTCGCCGCCATCGCCGGCATCTCGCTGCTGGTGGGCGGCATCGGCATCATGAACATCATGCTGGTGTCGGTGACCGAGCGCACGCGCGAGATCGGCATCCGCATGGCCATCGGCGCCCGCCCGGCCGACGTACTGCTGCAGTTCCTGGTCGAGGCCATCGTGCTCTCGATGCTCGGCGGCCTGCTCGGCGTGGCGCTCGGCTACGGCGGCTCCTGGCTGGTCGGCCGCATCACGGGCTGGCCCACGGTCATCGACGGCGGCACCGTCGGCGTGGCGCTGGGCTTCTCGGCGGCGGTCGGCGTGTTCTTCGGCTTCTGGCCCGCGCGCAAGGCGGCGGCGCTCAACCCGATCGACGCGCTGCGGTACGAGTAG
- a CDS encoding DMT family transporter, which translates to MPHHRPIPALILALLAILLWSTLAALTVKLRDLPPFLLAGTSLLIGSLAGIHRWRAWRAPAPVLALGVYGLFAYHAALFTALRLAPAVEANLLNYLWPLLIVVLTPVFFRERRLTGRHVVAALAGFLGAALLVTGGRGQLAFDRAHAGGYALAIAAAVIWSTYSLASARRGAAQAPPVSLFGAVSGLLALLCHLLFEPRATIGAADLPWLLLLGLGPMGAAFIVWDAALRRGDPRTIGLLSYLTPLLSTLLLALTGGGRLTGVSLAAMVLVVGGALLGTWPVGVRKRPAAPGNRA; encoded by the coding sequence ATGCCGCACCACCGTCCCATCCCCGCCCTCATTCTGGCCTTATTGGCCATCCTGCTCTGGAGCACGCTGGCCGCGCTGACCGTGAAGCTGCGCGACCTGCCGCCGTTCCTCCTCGCGGGAACCTCGTTGCTGATCGGTTCGCTGGCCGGCATCCACCGGTGGCGCGCCTGGCGGGCGCCCGCGCCGGTGCTGGCGCTCGGGGTCTACGGCCTGTTCGCCTACCATGCCGCGCTGTTCACGGCGCTGCGCCTAGCGCCGGCAGTCGAGGCCAACCTGCTCAACTACCTCTGGCCGCTGCTCATCGTCGTGCTGACACCGGTGTTCTTCCGCGAGCGGCGCCTGACCGGGCGGCACGTAGTCGCGGCTCTCGCCGGCTTTCTGGGTGCGGCCCTGCTGGTGACGGGCGGCCGCGGCCAGTTGGCCTTCGACCGCGCCCATGCCGGCGGCTATGCGCTGGCCATCGCGGCAGCCGTCATCTGGTCGACCTACTCGCTCGCCTCGGCACGCCGCGGCGCCGCGCAGGCGCCGCCGGTCAGCCTCTTCGGCGCCGTGTCGGGACTGCTGGCGCTGCTGTGCCACCTGCTGTTCGAGCCGCGCGCCACCATCGGTGCAGCCGACCTGCCCTGGCTGCTGCTGCTGGGCCTGGGGCCGATGGGCGCGGCCTTCATCGTCTGGGATGCGGCGCTGCGACGCGGCGACCCGCGCACGATCGGCCTGCTGTCGTACCTGACGCCGCTGCTCTCGACCCTGCTGCTGGCGCTCACCGGCGGCGGCCGCTTGACCGGTGTTTCGCTGGCCGCCATGGTGCTGGTGGTCGGGGGCGCGCTGCTGGGCACGTGGCCTGTCGGGGTCCGGAAACGGCCGGCGGCGCCCGGCAACAGGGCCTAG
- a CDS encoding DMT family transporter, whose product MRPADIARLLALAAIWGGSFVFMRVAAPAFGPVVTATLRVSLAGALLLLYFRAVRFDAQWRLNWRHYLLVGVVNSAVPFTLYSYAALHIPASYSVILNATAPLFGAVFAAVWLSEALTLRKVTGLLLGALGVGLVAKVGGADVDASFLRAVVACLIAAMCYALTGVYLKLRAAHIKPMAMAGASQAMAGLALLPLALASPPPHTPGAAAVLSVIALAVLCSAVAYLLYYRLMADVGPARALTVTFLMPVFGMVWGVVFLGEKVTPSMLAGCALVIAGTFVVLRAPSAVRPTRAAATPSRGSTGP is encoded by the coding sequence ATGCGTCCAGCCGACATCGCCCGCCTGCTCGCGCTCGCCGCCATCTGGGGCGGCTCATTCGTGTTCATGCGCGTGGCGGCGCCGGCGTTCGGGCCGGTCGTCACCGCGACCCTGCGCGTGTCGCTGGCCGGCGCGCTGCTGCTGCTGTATTTCCGGGCCGTGCGCTTTGACGCGCAGTGGCGCCTGAACTGGCGTCATTACCTGCTCGTGGGCGTCGTCAACTCGGCGGTGCCGTTCACGCTGTACAGCTACGCGGCGCTGCACATCCCGGCCTCGTACTCGGTCATCCTGAACGCGACCGCGCCGTTGTTCGGCGCCGTGTTCGCCGCCGTCTGGCTCAGCGAGGCGCTGACCCTGCGCAAGGTGACCGGCCTGCTGCTGGGCGCGCTCGGCGTGGGCCTGGTCGCGAAGGTGGGCGGCGCCGACGTCGATGCGAGCTTCCTGCGCGCCGTGGTGGCCTGCCTGATTGCGGCGATGTGCTACGCCCTGACGGGCGTGTACCTCAAGCTCCGCGCGGCCCACATCAAGCCGATGGCGATGGCCGGCGCGAGCCAGGCCATGGCCGGGCTGGCGCTGCTGCCGCTGGCGCTGGCCTCGCCGCCGCCGCACACGCCAGGCGCGGCGGCCGTGCTGAGCGTCATCGCCCTGGCCGTGCTGTGCAGCGCCGTGGCCTACCTGCTCTACTACCGCCTCATGGCCGACGTGGGGCCGGCCCGCGCGCTGACCGTCACGTTCCTGATGCCGGTTTTCGGGATGGTATGGGGCGTCGTGTTCCTGGGCGAGAAGGTCACGCCCTCGATGCTGGCAGGGTGCGCGCTGGTGATTGCCGGGACATTCGTGGTGTTGCGGGCGCCGTCCGCGGTCAGGCCAACTCGCGCCGCAGCCACGCCTTCGCGTGGCTCCACTGGTCCCTGA